ATTGCAAATGAACTGAACGATGCGATCTTGAGGTTCTACACATGGGAGGTTCCAACTCTTTCGCTTGGGAAACACCAAAAAGCGGATGATGTGGATTTTGAATATATTGAGAAAAATGGCTTTGACTTAGTTCGAAGACCTTCAGGTGGACGTGCAGTTCTCCATTGGGATGAAGTGACTTATTCAATAGTTATTCCTAACGGTCATGAACTTTTCAAATATGGTGTGCTTGAGCTGTATAATTTGATTTCTAAAATCATTGTGAACGGGCTCAATAGACTTGGATATCCCGTTGAATTAACGGAAGGTAAAAATAAGCCAGTCAGCCATGTATGTTTCCAAGTGCCTTCTACGTATGAGATAACACTCAACGGTATTAAAGTCGTTGGGAGTGCGCAGACTCGCACTCAAGATTACATACTTCAACACGGTTCGATAGTACTTATCCCCCATGAAGAAATAAAGCATTGCTTTAGGAGCACAAAAACACTTGATATACCTTTGATAGGCTTGTACAATTACGCCCGTAGGGAATTTTCAGAGATAGTTAAGAGCTTGAAAGAATCGTTCGAGGATTATTTTGGTGACGGGAAAGAATTTGACGAGGACACAAAAGAGAAGATTTTAGAAAACAGCAGGGTTCTTGAAGAAAGATTTTTGGTTCGAAAACCTGAAGTTTCAAAAGAGGAAGTGGGAGCATAAATCCTAATGGTCTTGGTGTGCTGTATATTGTAGGAACACCGATAGGGAATCTCGGGGATATCACTATCAGAGCTCTTGAGGCCTTGAGAAGCGTTGATTTGATAATTGCTGAAGATACTCGTAGAACTCTTCATTTACTTTCGCACTATGGGATTTCAAAGCCTTTGGAATCATTCAATGAAAGAAATTCTTTTAGAAAAATAGATCATATCATCGAACTGCTAAAATCAGGAACCAAAATCGCACAGGTTTCTGATGCTGGAATGCCGGTGGTTTCAGATCCAGGTTGGAACCTTGTTAAGAGATGTCACGAAGAAGGGATAAAGGTTGAGGTGATCCCAGGGCCAAGTGCACTGACAAGTGCCATAGCACTGAGTGGTTTCCAAGGGACTTATTTTTACTTCATCGGTTTCATGCCCAAGGACAAAAACAGAAGAAGACTATTGAGAAAAATCAAGGACGATGAGCTCATTGAACGGTTCGTGTTTTTCGAAAGTCCTGAAAGATTGAAAAAAACCTTAGAAGACATCTACAAAATCCTTGGAGATTGTAAAGTGTTCATCGCAAGGGAACTGACAAAACTCCACGAAGAGCACTTCTACGGAACAGTTTCTCAAGCTATGAATTATTTCGACAAGGTAAAAGGTGAGATTACCGTTGTCGTAGAGAAATCGGAAATTCCAGAAAGTAAAGAAGAATTGGAAGAAGATAGTTGAAAAGATAGGAGAAGAACGATATGCTAAAGGTAGAAACGGGTGAATTAAAAGGTAGAACAATTGCCACGGTCCCAGATCCCAGAACGAGGTACACATCAGCAATAATAAGAAGAAGCCTTGCAAATATGGTAGATTTTGAAGGAAAGGTGTGCTTGGATATATGCGCCGGTAGTGGTATTGTTGGTATAGAGATGTTGAGCAATGGAGCAAAGCATGTGACTTTTGTTGACGCATCGAGTGTGTCGATAGCAACGATAAAGAATAACGTTAAGAGATTGGGGTTAGAAGAAAGGGTTGATATAAGGAAAATGGATGCGCGCCGGTTTTTGGAATCTCACACCGGCGTTTTTGATGTCATTTATTCAGATCCACCGTACGAGTTAGGGCTTGTTGACGAGATTGTTTCTCGTGTGCATATGGTTATGGGAGTCGATTCAGTTTTCATACTTCAGTGTTCAAAAAGAGAAAAGCCGAGTGAGAGCGCAATTGAAAAACTGAGAATTGTAAAGGAAAAGGACTATGGTGATACTTTGTTGATTTTCTTTGAAAAGTCGTAAAATTTGGGAAAATCGTGGTATAATTGTTTGGGGGTGTTAGTATGCCATTTTCATTTGCGAGGAAAGAGAAAGAAGTAATAGAACGTTTACTAGATTTATCTAGAAAGACTGTAGAAGCAAGTACCACGTTGAAAGAATTTTTTGTGTGCTACTTTGAGGACAGATGTGATGGAACTCAGAATTATTTTTCGAGTATTAAACGTATCGAACATGAAGCAGATGAACTTAGAAGAGGAATTATATCGGAGATTTACAAGGGGTTGTTCCTACCGGACATGCGTGAGGTCATACACTCATTAACGGAAGGTGTTGATAAGATCGTTAACAAGTGTGAGTCTGTAAGCAAGATAGTGGATTATCAACATCCCGACGTCCCAGATGAACTAAAAGAGAAAGTGATTAAACAGTTGGAGTGTGCTGTCAAAGCCGCGGAATCTTTTGTGAAAGCAGTGGAAAAGCTATTCGATAACCTTGACGAAGTCCAACATTACGTAATTGAGGTTGAGAGATTTGAACACGACGAAGACGTGGTTGAAGAAGAGTTACTGAGAGCGATATTCAGCAAGGATATACCACTTGCTGAGAAGATGCAGTTGAAAGAATTGGTTATTAACATAGGTGATATAGTCGACAGGACAGAGGATGCCTCAGATATATTGGAGGTATTGCTATTAAAAATCGCCTACTGATATTCAGTAGTTCTGTTATTGCTTTTCTTGTTTTTACAACATTCTTGCTTACGTTTTTTTCAGTTCTTGCTTTCGCCCAACCAGAAGAAGCAGAAGAGATAGGAACATACTATGTGTACTACAACTCTTTAATTCCAGTTTACAAAACGCTCTATAAGATAGAGCCTTTCTTCGAGTATTCGAAGATAGTTGAGTACAAATGGAAAAGGCCTGTAGCACGACTTGTTGAAATCAGAGAACCAAAAATTAATGAGCCTTCTGTAGTTTTAATTCCAGGGATGGATCCCAACGAGATAAACGGAGAATGGACGGATTACAAAAGGTATTTTGTTGATACGTGGAAAAGATGTCTACCGGAAAAATACGGGCTTTATGTTTTTATTTATACGTCGCTGGACGTTCCACTGGAAGAAAGTGCCGAGAAACTTACTCAGGAAGTTCAAAGGTTAGCTTCATCTGGCAGTGGGAGCTCCAAGTTCAATTTTTACGCCCACAGTATGGGTGGATTATTGTTGAGGTACGCACTGCAGCATGAGGGTTTTTTAAAACATGTTAATAAGATAGTCTTTGCTGGAACGCCACATATAGGTTCTCCATTTGCGAATTTTGTAGTGATGAACAAGAAACTCCTGAAGCTTAGAAACGATTGGAACTATCTGAAAGCGATCTTAATCACCGCAAATTTGGCAAGTGTATTTATAGAAGCACCAAATTATCGATACCTAACATACAAAAGAGAACATCCCGGAATTCCTGAGGGTGTTGAATTTGTGAACTTCGCAGCGGTGATAAGGCAGAGCAATGAACTGATTGTACAGAATATCTTAAAAACCGAGCCGTTTTCGAGTGCAGCGATGGTCTTTTTGAACTCGGTAAGTAAAATCGTATTTCCTGAGGGTGAATTCACTGAAAATGATGGTATGGTACCATTGATTAGCGCTACTGCTTTTGGAAAGAGCGAGATTTTCGAAGGTTTTGACCATGCAGATTTTATTTTGAGTGATATAATTGTAAGGAAAGCAATTGAGTTTTTCTACAATGAGAAAGAATTTTAAAATAACAGGTGAACGAAAAAGAAGGTGATGGGGTTTGCAAGTGAGAAAGCTTAGAAGAACGATGAGCTTTATTGCGGTTTTTGTAGTAACGTTTATACTCTCATCTTGTTCGATCCCATTTGTCCCGGAAGTTCCTCCGGGAAGTTACTCTGTTGAAGCAGCTATAAATGTAATTGCAAATAAGTATATGTTGATGGATACTGGTTGGATAAACGGGTTTGGCGATATGGAACTTGGAGAAGGTAGGTACGCAACGTTTGATGGCGTCGATGGTTTTCTTATGGTTTTTAGATACGACGATTTTGAACAAGCAAAAGACGCGTGGAATAAGATAACAAAAAAGTACGGTAATCCTTTCAAACTGAAGTATTTGAAAATAAACATGGGCACTTATGGTGTCTTTACAATTCGTTTAGAAAATACGGACCTGTATTGCTGGTACAAAGAGAATTGGCTTTTCATCGTCACCGGAGACAAGATAGAGAGGTTTGTGATGGATATAAACAATATCTACAAAACCATAAAAAAGTAAACAAAGGTGAAGTATGACATTTGTTGAAGAAAACGATTCAGTGCGGTTGTTTGGAGACAAACCTAAGATCGATTACACCGTAATTGGAGTTGACGAGGCAGGACGTGGACCGCTATTTGGACCTGTTGTGGCAGCGGCGGTTTATTTTGATGAAGGCGTTAATATCGAGGGAATTGCCGACAGTAAGAAGTTAAATGAAAAGCACCGAGAAAAACTGTACAACGAGATTTTTCTTCATGCCAAATTTGGTCTGGGACTTGCAACACCTGAGGAGATAGACTTATACAACATATTTCATGCCACTGAACTTGCGATGAACAGAGCTCTTGAGATATTGAGCCAGTTCGTTGAAATTAAGAATGTCTTCGTTGATGGGAAGAATTTAAAACTGAACTTTCCTGCTGTGTGTGTTGTCAAAGGAGATGCTAAGATTTATCAGATCTCTGCGGCATCGATACTGGCGAAAGTTACACGTGATAAGATTATTGAGAAGTTTCATGTTCAGTATCCAGAGTACAATCTGATACATCACAAAGGATATCCAACAAAGGAGCATATAGACCTTTTGCAAAAATACGGTCCGACACCTTTTCACAGGTTAACTTTTGAGCCGGTGCTTGAATTGTTGTCAGTAGAGCTGCTTGATGATTGGTTTAGCAGAGGATTAATTAGCGAGATTAGGTACAGACATCTTTTAAATTTACTGGAGGTGGACCTCTTTGGCACAATCAGAACACCTAAACGAAAAAAAAGAATTGGAAAATGATAGCTCAAATAGTGCGCAACTTGAGAGCAATTTGTTTGAAGCAAAGGTTTTAGATAAAGGATTTGTACGTCTTGTTGACATGATGGGGGACGATTACGCAGCGGTAAAGGCTGCGCGCGTTTCATATGGCCAGGGGCTCAAAACTCCCGAGCGCGATAGGGCTTTGATATTTTACTTAATGGAGCATGGTCACGAGACACCTTTTGAGCACATAGTCTTTACTTTCCATGTTAAAGCTCCGCTTTTTGTAGCAAGGCAGTGGTTTAGGCACAGGATAGGCTCCTTCAATGAAATAAGTCAAAGATACACGGAAATTAAGGAAGAAGAATTTTACATCCCTGAGAACGTTCGCGTCAATGTTCCGGAAGACAGACAAAAGGCAGTTCCTGTGGAGGACGAAGAGTTATTGGAAAAAGCCAGAAGTTTAATGGTAAAGTCTTTTGAGGACAGTTACAGCACTTACAAAGAGTTGCTGGCCTTAGGAGTAGCAAGGGAATTAGCAAGGATAGTGCTTCCCCTGTCAACTTACACTCAGTTTTACTGGACAGTTAACGCACGAAGTCTGATGAATTTTTTGAATCTTCGTGCTGATTCTCATGCGCAGTGGGAAATTCAGCAATATGCCATTGCCATAGCGAGAATGTTCAAAGAAAAATGTCCTTGGACGTATGAGGCTTTTACGAAATACGCTTACAGGGGTGATCTACTTGAAGCTTAGAGAAGTTTTGGAACTTGTAAATGGTAGAGTTGTTGCACCGGAAAATGCGAATTTGGATATTGAAATTTCCAAAGTTGCCGCATCAGATCTTATGAGCGATGTCTTGGCTCTCAGTGAGCCAGGTTCTTTGCTTGTAACAGGACTTGCAACACCGCAATGTGTGAGAACAGCAGGTGTTGTTGGTATACCTGTGGTTTTAATTGTGAGAAATAGAGATATCATGCCTGAGACAATAAAAGCTGCTGAACTTTCGGGCGTTGTATTGTGTGTTACAAAAAAAGGTATGTACGAAGTTTGTGGTATACTTTATTCTGCAGGGCTACAACCTGTTTTTAATCAGGGATGAAGAAATAAACTTTATTTAAGAATTTAAGAGGTGGAAGACTATGCTTTTGAATTTAGAACCGCTTTATTCGTCAATTGTTGAAAATATAAAAGAGCGTATCTCAAAGCTGTCAAGACCACCAAAGCTTGCAGCTGTTACGTGTCAACCAGATCCCTCTACGATAAGTTATTTAAAAAGTCAAGAAAAACAAGCAAAACGTCTCGGAATCGAGTTTGCTGTATACGAGGCACCGAAAACCTCGGATTTAAAGTTGCTCTTACCGAAGCTTTCTGCAGATGATACAGTTAATGGTATATTCTTAACTCACCCTCTGCCCGCCGATATTTCGGAATTGGAGGCAGTGTCGTTGATTTCGCCAGAAAAAGATGTGGAAGGTAGGAATCCTATTAGCCTTGGTAACATCTTGTACGATAACCCTATCTTCCCACCCTGTACTGCCGAAGCTGTCTTGAGGATTATTAAATACCTTACAAATCCATCTGGGAAGAGAATCACGGTGATTGGAAGGA
The DNA window shown above is from Fervidobacterium changbaicum and carries:
- a CDS encoding ribonuclease HII, whose translation is MTFVEENDSVRLFGDKPKIDYTVIGVDEAGRGPLFGPVVAAAVYFDEGVNIEGIADSKKLNEKHREKLYNEIFLHAKFGLGLATPEEIDLYNIFHATELAMNRALEILSQFVEIKNVFVDGKNLKLNFPAVCVVKGDAKIYQISAASILAKVTRDKIIEKFHVQYPEYNLIHHKGYPTKEHIDLLQKYGPTPFHRLTFEPVLELLSVELLDDWFSRGLISEIRYRHLLNLLEVDLFGTIRTPKRKKRIGK
- a CDS encoding DUF3242 domain-containing protein; translation: MRKLRRTMSFIAVFVVTFILSSCSIPFVPEVPPGSYSVEAAINVIANKYMLMDTGWINGFGDMELGEGRYATFDGVDGFLMVFRYDDFEQAKDAWNKITKKYGNPFKLKYLKINMGTYGVFTIRLENTDLYCWYKENWLFIVTGDKIERFVMDINNIYKTIKK
- a CDS encoding bifunctional 5,10-methylenetetrahydrofolate dehydrogenase/5,10-methenyltetrahydrofolate cyclohydrolase, which translates into the protein MLLNLEPLYSSIVENIKERISKLSRPPKLAAVTCQPDPSTISYLKSQEKQAKRLGIEFAVYEAPKTSDLKLLLPKLSADDTVNGIFLTHPLPADISELEAVSLISPEKDVEGRNPISLGNILYDNPIFPPCTAEAVLRIIKYLTNPSGKRITVIGRSVTVGKPLAMLLLQKGVDATVTVCHSRTKELAELTKSSEIVVVAIGKAKALSKEYFNPGTLVIDVGINVEGDEIYGDVDPSVSEFCDLTPVPGGVGRITTLVLMEHTVKAAEMARKY
- a CDS encoding TIGR00153 family protein; its protein translation is MPFSFARKEKEVIERLLDLSRKTVEASTTLKEFFVCYFEDRCDGTQNYFSSIKRIEHEADELRRGIISEIYKGLFLPDMREVIHSLTEGVDKIVNKCESVSKIVDYQHPDVPDELKEKVIKQLECAVKAAESFVKAVEKLFDNLDEVQHYVIEVERFEHDEDVVEEELLRAIFSKDIPLAEKMQLKELVINIGDIVDRTEDASDILEVLLLKIAY
- the thyX gene encoding FAD-dependent thymidylate synthase, translated to MMGDDYAAVKAARVSYGQGLKTPERDRALIFYLMEHGHETPFEHIVFTFHVKAPLFVARQWFRHRIGSFNEISQRYTEIKEEEFYIPENVRVNVPEDRQKAVPVEDEELLEKARSLMVKSFEDSYSTYKELLALGVARELARIVLPLSTYTQFYWTVNARSLMNFLNLRADSHAQWEIQQYAIAIARMFKEKCPWTYEAFTKYAYRGDLLEA
- a CDS encoding lipoate--protein ligase family protein, which produces MYIFETYGFKGSKNMAIDVTLGQIANELNDAILRFYTWEVPTLSLGKHQKADDVDFEYIEKNGFDLVRRPSGGRAVLHWDEVTYSIVIPNGHELFKYGVLELYNLISKIIVNGLNRLGYPVELTEGKNKPVSHVCFQVPSTYEITLNGIKVVGSAQTRTQDYILQHGSIVLIPHEEIKHCFRSTKTLDIPLIGLYNYARREFSEIVKSLKESFEDYFGDGKEFDEDTKEKILENSRVLEERFLVRKPEVSKEEVGA
- a CDS encoding acetyltransferase → MLTFFSVLAFAQPEEAEEIGTYYVYYNSLIPVYKTLYKIEPFFEYSKIVEYKWKRPVARLVEIREPKINEPSVVLIPGMDPNEINGEWTDYKRYFVDTWKRCLPEKYGLYVFIYTSLDVPLEESAEKLTQEVQRLASSGSGSSKFNFYAHSMGGLLLRYALQHEGFLKHVNKIVFAGTPHIGSPFANFVVMNKKLLKLRNDWNYLKAILITANLASVFIEAPNYRYLTYKREHPGIPEGVEFVNFAAVIRQSNELIVQNILKTEPFSSAAMVFLNSVSKIVFPEGEFTENDGMVPLISATAFGKSEIFEGFDHADFILSDIIVRKAIEFFYNEKEF
- the rsmD gene encoding 16S rRNA (guanine(966)-N(2))-methyltransferase RsmD, with the translated sequence MLKVETGELKGRTIATVPDPRTRYTSAIIRRSLANMVDFEGKVCLDICAGSGIVGIEMLSNGAKHVTFVDASSVSIATIKNNVKRLGLEERVDIRKMDARRFLESHTGVFDVIYSDPPYELGLVDEIVSRVHMVMGVDSVFILQCSKREKPSESAIEKLRIVKEKDYGDTLLIFFEKS
- the rsmI gene encoding 16S rRNA (cytidine(1402)-2'-O)-methyltransferase; translated protein: MNPNGLGVLYIVGTPIGNLGDITIRALEALRSVDLIIAEDTRRTLHLLSHYGISKPLESFNERNSFRKIDHIIELLKSGTKIAQVSDAGMPVVSDPGWNLVKRCHEEGIKVEVIPGPSALTSAIALSGFQGTYFYFIGFMPKDKNRRRLLRKIKDDELIERFVFFESPERLKKTLEDIYKILGDCKVFIARELTKLHEEHFYGTVSQAMNYFDKVKGEITVVVEKSEIPESKEELEEDS